The nucleotide window TTATTTGCAGATTGGAAACATTAGGTCAAGGTTGCCAAGACAATGCTGTGGCAACTTGTCTAGCAATAGCATGAAGACATCTAAACAAAAAAGGAAGATGAAAGACGAAGGAGAATACAGTGCAGTCCAAAGAAGAGTTGGCTAGTaatagaaatttttttgtaTCTTGAATATAAATCTGTATTTCTCTTTCCAGCAACAACACAACCCCGAAAAAGTAGAAGGGTGGACAAGAAACAACCGGAGCAAAAGTGAACTAAAGGAAGGGGGTGCAAAAATAGAGACTACATCATAGCTGAGTCAGTCCACTCTATCATTGACTATAACCATGACTTGAGTATATCATAAAACTCAGGATCCAATGGACACCTCAACCATACAAAACAGTACTAAGAAAACGAACTGTGAATAGCTTCAGAATCATTCTCATTGCTCCCATGTTAGTTAAGAGAACTGCCCTTCTCGAGTTTTAGTGCTCTAGGATCCAGTGGGATCGTTCCAACTGTTAAAGTACCCAAGGATTCAGCAAATCCATTAACTCTAACAGGAATTGAGCCTACAGTGACAACATCAACATTTTTTGAAGTAGCAGTAGCAGCACCAGCTGAAGAATCAAGCTCCACCTGCTTTGGATCAATAGTAAGCAAACTAATTTTTAAGGTAGATACAGCATCATCTTCTGCTTCAAGTGCCTTTTTCTCTGAATTTTCACTTCTAATACTCGCATCTTTAACATCTAAGTTTGAGGAAATCTGCTCAGATGCAGAAACCAGAGACTTTTCTGAGTTGTTTGGATCATTAGGTTTGGTGTCTTTTTCCTCTTTGCTGTGAGGCAGCTCACGAACAGGGTTCAGCTTGCGTGGGGGTCCCAATGCTGTTACTAAGAATGGAGTCTCAAAATTTCTAACAAGAAACCTGCCTCTCTCATCCTGCATGATTTTCTGACGGTCTTCATAGTACATAAAGTCATCAAGCAATGAGGTCTTCATCATGTGATTCTTGAATATTTTCAACATCTCCAAGCCTTTCTTATACATGATCTGCACAACAAAATTAATTAGTTAACAAATCAGAGATATTCTTAGAAATCCACTCAAGGAGCGGTATAAAGACATAACAATACAATTCATATATTGAAATAATTCAGGCAACCCCACTCTACTAAGTTCGGGGAACATATTCATaacaaacaataacaatatcacaAAAACAAAACGCCATTAGAAGCTTTGAGCTGTACATGTCGAGGTTCTACCAAAAATCACCCATCTCACGCTAACAACTATGGATAACCAACCATCAAACGGGCAGCAGACATGACTAACTACTGACTAAGAAACATTCTCATACAGGTTGACTAATAATACAACAATTAAAAATAATCAAGGCAATGCAGATAGAAAGAATCTAGATATACCTCTTGTGTATCCCTGCTATTAGTCACCGGCTTGTTCTCATTGTTCTCCAATACGATGTGCCTAACACTGGTGTTCGGCACATCTTTGACAATGTGCCAAATAACAGGGAAGCTCCCACTCCATTTATCTTGCTGCCAAAAGTCcatatccttgttgaagtcaacCGGGCCAACCATCTCTGCGACGCCACAGAATTGACCACTTGCATTTACCTGTAAATGGGAAATACAAATTTAGGATAACCAATGAATCACCAACAGCACCGCTTCAATATTATTTCCGGTTCATAGACAAACTAATAGAAAGCCCGAAGATTTATACATTTTAGCTGAAAAGTAGGATACTGCATAACTCAccgaaaagaagaggaagataggACAGCCTCCAGGGTTCCCTGCAGCTATTCGTTGGGCATCTTCATAAGCACTGCTTAGTTTTTTGTTGCCATGCGGTGTGGATGACCAGACATTGTATTTAACACTCTTATGCACATCATCCTCGCTGTATGATTTTATTACAAAAAATTTTGCATGCACATAATCAACTGGGAGATTGTCCTTGTTATACTGATCAGTGCGAATAATGATATTTCCTTGCGCATTACTATCTCCTGCCTTGGTCGTGTAGGCTTTAACAGCTAATTGATTTTTTAATCTATTGACTCTAGGACCACAATTCTGCTCACTCAACGGCTCTATATTACCATGTATATCATTCAAGGCCCTGCTAACATGGAACTTTGGCCGAAGCTTAGCCACAGCATCTCGTCCTTGTGCACCCGATCCAAAATCAGACAAGCCATTACCTACGGGGATTGCTACCTTCAATTGATTATGATGAGGCAAAACTTTCCCATTTGAAAGGTTATCCACGGCTGGAACTGAGCCGGATGCACTTCTACTCTGAACATATGAAAAGAAGTGAAATCAACATTAGAAACCTCCTCAATAAATGCTACTAGAAACTCCAAAGGTAGGGGTGtgggtgtgtgtgtgcgcgtgtAAACCTTTACACCGGAAAGAGTAGTACCTGGTGAGCAGGGTTTGGAAAACGACCAGAAGAAACACTGCCATGAGTTACAGCTGGCTTGCTTGGTCCAACATTGCCTCTTGGCCTTTCTAATAACCTAGTCAAGGGGCTCATCTGATTCGGGGATGGCTTAGGAGTGTTAGGGAAGGCTCCAGAAGCTgaattcaaattatatttaaggcCTCTTCCACCAGGTCTATTAATAGATGTTCCAGTATCGTACAAAGAGTCAGGTGAACTGTTGGGAATGACATCCGGCTGAGCAACAAAAGGGACATAAGCAGGTGAAGAGACAGAATTCTGATAAGGGGGGCCGGTATAATACTGTTGGCCATCAACACCTATCATAGCACCGGGTATGTAAGGGTTGTATGGGTTGTATGATGTCTGTGCATATCCATAGCCAGGTGCATAATATACATAAGGCAAACTTTCATTTTGCACACCCTGAAACAAAGAGACAAATTTGAGAATGACCACAGATAATAAATCACTAAAGAAATTATGTAACCTTATACGTGTGTTGAAGAGAGAGATCAGGAGTCGCATACCGTGTACTGGACATCTGGACCATCTACACCAAAAGTCCTACGTTGGTCCTCCCATTCACCGGGTGATTCAAATCCTGACCACATTCATTTTAAACAACATTAATGAGACATATTAGCCATCACCTTAATCtaccagaaaaagaagaagaaaaaaaccgCCTATACGTACCTGTACAGTAGTACCCATAGTTGGTGGCAGTAGGATAATACATGCCCTGATCAACAACATACTCGGGGGCTCCTTCGTTGTACATGGCATCAACTTGTTCAAAGGGAGTGGTAAAATGCATATTTGGTTCCATGCCTTGGATCTGCAAGTCAAGTCACAAACATTCAATAACCCAACACTTACTATTCAAAATAGGATTGAAACTGACAATGCTAAAGCAAGATAGTCAAGAAATTACTAAGAAGTAAGAACACACCATATAAACGTCATTATTTGCATGTTCAGGAACATTATACATTTCGATTGAAGGACTGCCACCCCTATACAATTCAACGATACAAAATGTCAGCCTACACCAGACAACAAAATAAGTTTGAACGACGGAAATAGAGTGATAAGAACCATTCTCAAACAAATTGACCATTAAGGCAAACACTCTCGCAAACAGAATAACAATTCACCCAAACCATTCAGATAACATGAGCAGAGAAATCTAAAACCAAATTAAGGGAGTAACAATCAAAGTTTCGGCTGCTAAGGCAATCATATTGGACCATTCAAGTAACACCAAACCCAAAATTAGATCTGAAAGATACTCAGCAAGTCAAATACCCGAAACCGACAACCATAACCCTACTCATCCACACGAAATTCAACTTCCAAATCCCTAAACCTGACCTAAACAATCCCCAAGAGTTTCAATAACTCTACCAACAATATCAATaacaatacaaaaaaaaaaaaaaaaaggaaatccTACTTCTACTTCCAGATGAAGCAGTAAAACCTCATAAATCCAGAGAAATAAGAAAGGGACTGGGACGAAGTCGAAGAAGCTTCGAGTATCTGAATTCAAAGCAAGGGCGAAGAGAcgaaagagaagagaaataaGGTCGGGGAGTTAGTGAGGGCTATtaccaagagaaaaaaaaagctgAATCAATCAATCCATGGTTGACCTAGAAAGCTCGAAGAGGCGGGAATCGGAGAATTGGCGGAGAGAATTAGGGTTTATCTGCAACATTGTTTCTGAAAAATCACGCGAAGAAGACGCGCTTAAGAAACCCTAaccattttagagagagaaagcaagagagagagagggacgaAGGCGGTGAATGTGTGAGAGAgtatatagaaaaaaaaaagcaaagggAAACGCGGAAAGAGATTCCCGCAAAACGGTGCGTTTTAGAGATGGAATTTCGTGGATTGCGAAAGGTCGAGAGTGCCCCGTAGGAATATCTCGTGAGCGCGACGGGGAAAAAGGAGTAGCGGGAAACTGGTGGAATTTGTCCCGTCCGTTAAAAATGGCTAAACTACGTCGTTTCGGCCTGAGAGAGAGAGGCCCAGCCATTAGATTTGTCTGAAATGCCCATGAAAATATGATAACTGTGTTTTCATTAAGGGCATATTCAGAAATTTGTGGCAAGTTGTGTGAGACGAGAATAGTTAAGGATCCATTGTGGCTACTCCATTCAAAATAAAGGCGAATTGAGTGTGATTATCGATATAGTATAAAGCCCAAACTGTAACTAAAAGAAAAACTTATAGCTCTCGCTCATACAAAGATGAAGTTGGAAACAAAAGATAACAATCGCACAACTATCTCACGTGTGCAAAACTAGAGTTTCTAACGTGAAGAGCGATGCTAGAAAAAATGCATATTGCAATCTAAGAATTCTTACCAAGAACACTCGAAGAACTTTGCGTATTGGTTTGAAGACAAGGCTTTGGAAGAATCGAACAATTATTGCAAAAGTTTGTTCATGCAAAcctcctatatatataggatttcaAACCCTTGTTGTCCTTTGATCAACTTGTAATGCAATCAAATCAATACATGATAAGGATTgcgttttctgatttttctaagGTCAAGTTTCCCAATTTCGTATATATAGGATTGAGTCTTTTCCCTAAAGGACTCATTAATGAGTAAACAACTGAGGAGTAAAATTCCATTGAATTTCTAAGAagacttattatttttttggtcaatagAAGACTCAATTGTTGGTTGGTGCATATCCATCTCATTGAAATTTGTCGACTTATGAAActtaatagtataagaactgaGAAAATTTGGTTACGTGAAACTTGCAAGAAGCTTCCTTTGGTAGTAGTTATAGGTATCAGATTCTGCTGTATGAAGATACAGAGGGCAGTGATGTAATAgtattttttcttaattaaaaaTTATAACATTCTAATAAATTACAAGGAAGATGCAAAACCTAATACGATTGGCGAGTCATAAATTTTAATGGTTTTGAGAAACAGAAAGTTACTAACACAAATACCTAATTAAGAGATTTTCAAAGTAAaagttttcctttgtttgattttattattttaacagtaatattttcctttttctggtTATATGAAAGATAAACCGATAAATCCAGACTAGTGGAACAAGAGAAAGGGAAGATGAGTGAAAATAGAACATGCATAGACTTGATGCAAACTATATCAAGTCTTTTACAAAGAAACAGATTATATAATCAGAATATTTAGACTTGCAGACTAAGTGAGGAATGTTCTTgaggagagggagggagagagggagggggagaggGTTGACAAGAGCTTATTGACTCATCACATGTATATCTATAAATAAacttagggttattatcacaaatgatacctgaaTTTATCCtttattttatcgatggtacctgaacttcaattttgatcacaaccaatacctgaacttttcgatttcattttaaatggtacctaaggccacctctGATCATTATTCCGGCCAAAATAGgcaaatctaaaaaaataaaaaacaaaaaaacaagttcaaggcaagtctattaccaaaaaattatCACTATAcatgatcgcaacccttgaaatcatcaaaaatcatcaaaaattatcactatatatgatcccATGCCATTTTTAGTCTgaatagtgatcggaggtggctctaggtaccatttaaaataaaatcgaaaaatttgggtactggttgtgatcaaaattgaagtttaggtaccatcgataagattgaggtatagttcaggtaccatttgtgataataacccataaACTTATAAAGACAGAGTAAAGTTGGAGAAGAAatatctcacattggaaaagtgacaaataaaatataatttataagtggGTGATTGTACTGAggtcttttgtgattaaaaccaaACACCTATCGTAAGGTAGAtcaataattttatttaatcaataattttattaaattttcgtaaatttcaaaAGGAGGAAAGGTTTTTCCTTATTTAAtcaataattttattaaattttcgTAAGGTAGATCAATACCTTGCTCAACATCCCCTACACTTGCTTCCATTTGGTTTGCGGATTAGAGACTTGGGAATGAGGAGTTTATTGTTACTTTCGCATCTTTAGTAAATGCGATTTTGAAAAGAGAAACACCTAGTCATAATGTATAACAAAGTTGGAGTTACATAATATATAAGAATCGCCAACAAAGTCACCATTCTTGAACATGAAACAAGGTTCAATCAAACAAGAAAGAGAAAGGGCAGCTACTGTTAAGATCGTCATAATGTTGTGAGAACTGAGAAAGAAGTTAAAGATCAAAGCATTCCTatgaaaaaataagaaaatctgATGACAATGTCTAGTAAAATAACAAGCACCTCCGATAGTATGCAGGTGCACTACTTGTCTAATACAATTTTGTAACCAAGGTACAAATAATCTAAAGTTGCTGTCCCACCAAATAATCAAATTTAACTGTAGTATGAT belongs to Rosa chinensis cultivar Old Blush chromosome 4, RchiOBHm-V2, whole genome shotgun sequence and includes:
- the LOC112197316 gene encoding YTH domain-containing protein ECT3 isoform X3 codes for the protein MEPNMHFTTPFEQVDAMYNEGAPEYVVDQGMYYPTATNYGYYCTGFESPGEWEDQRRTFGVDGPDVQYTGVQNESLPYVYYAPGYGYAQTSYNPYNPYIPGAMIGVDGQQYYTGPPYQNSVSSPAYVPFVAQPDVIPNSSPDSLYDTGTSINRPGGRGLKYNLNSASGAFPNTPKPSPNQMSPLTRLLERPRGNVGPSKPAVTHGSVSSGRFPNPAHQSRSASGSVPAVDNLSNGKVLPHHNQLKVAIPVGNGLSDFGSGAQGRDAVAKLRPKFHVSRALNDIHGNIEPLSEQNCGPRVNRLKNQLAVKAYTTKAGDSNAQGNIIIRTDQYNKDNLPVDYVHAKFFVIKSYSEDDVHKSVKYNVWSSTPHGNKKLSSAYEDAQRIAAGNPGGCPIFLFFSVNASGQFCGVAEMVGPVDFNKDMDFWQQDKWSGSFPVIWHIVKDVPNTSVRHIVLENNENKPVTNSRDTQEIMYKKGLEMLKIFKNHMMKTSLLDDFMYYEDRQKIMQDERGRFLVRNFETPFLVTALGPPRKLNPVRELPHSKEEKDTKPNDPNNSEKSLVSASEQISSNLDVKDASIRSENSEKKALEAEDDAVSTLKISLLTIDPKQVELDSSAGAATATSKNVDVVTVGSIPVRVNGFAESLGTLTVGTIPLDPRALKLEKGSSLN
- the LOC112197316 gene encoding YTH domain-containing protein ECT2 isoform X2 produces the protein MYNVPEHANNDVYMIQGMEPNMHFTTPFEQVDAMYNEGAPEYVVDQGMYYPTATNYGYYCTGFESPGEWEDQRRTFGVDGPDVQYTGVQNESLPYVYYAPGYGYAQTSYNPYNPYIPGAMIGVDGQQYYTGPPYQNSVSSPAYVPFVAQPDVIPNSSPDSLYDTGTSINRPGGRGLKYNLNSASGAFPNTPKPSPNQMSPLTRLLERPRGNVGPSKPAVTHGSVSSGRFPNPAHQSRSASGSVPAVDNLSNGKVLPHHNQLKVAIPVGNGLSDFGSGAQGRDAVAKLRPKFHVSRALNDIHGNIEPLSEQNCGPRVNRLKNQLAVKAYTTKAGDSNAQGNIIIRTDQYNKDNLPVDYVHAKFFVIKSYSEDDVHKSVKYNVWSSTPHGNKKLSSAYEDAQRIAAGNPGGCPIFLFFSVNASGQFCGVAEMVGPVDFNKDMDFWQQDKWSGSFPVIWHIVKDVPNTSVRHIVLENNENKPVTNSRDTQEIMYKKGLEMLKIFKNHMMKTSLLDDFMYYEDRQKIMQDERGRFLVRNFETPFLVTALGPPRKLNPVRELPHSKEEKDTKPNDPNNSEKSLVSASEQISSNLDVKDASIRSENSEKKALEAEDDAVSTLKISLLTIDPKQVELDSSAGAATATSKNVDVVTVGSIPVRVNGFAESLGTLTVGTIPLDPRALKLEKGSSLN
- the LOC112197316 gene encoding YTH domain-containing protein ECT2 isoform X1, yielding MRGGSPSIEMYNVPEHANNDVYMIQGMEPNMHFTTPFEQVDAMYNEGAPEYVVDQGMYYPTATNYGYYCTGFESPGEWEDQRRTFGVDGPDVQYTGVQNESLPYVYYAPGYGYAQTSYNPYNPYIPGAMIGVDGQQYYTGPPYQNSVSSPAYVPFVAQPDVIPNSSPDSLYDTGTSINRPGGRGLKYNLNSASGAFPNTPKPSPNQMSPLTRLLERPRGNVGPSKPAVTHGSVSSGRFPNPAHQSRSASGSVPAVDNLSNGKVLPHHNQLKVAIPVGNGLSDFGSGAQGRDAVAKLRPKFHVSRALNDIHGNIEPLSEQNCGPRVNRLKNQLAVKAYTTKAGDSNAQGNIIIRTDQYNKDNLPVDYVHAKFFVIKSYSEDDVHKSVKYNVWSSTPHGNKKLSSAYEDAQRIAAGNPGGCPIFLFFSVNASGQFCGVAEMVGPVDFNKDMDFWQQDKWSGSFPVIWHIVKDVPNTSVRHIVLENNENKPVTNSRDTQEIMYKKGLEMLKIFKNHMMKTSLLDDFMYYEDRQKIMQDERGRFLVRNFETPFLVTALGPPRKLNPVRELPHSKEEKDTKPNDPNNSEKSLVSASEQISSNLDVKDASIRSENSEKKALEAEDDAVSTLKISLLTIDPKQVELDSSAGAATATSKNVDVVTVGSIPVRVNGFAESLGTLTVGTIPLDPRALKLEKGSSLN